One Bemisia tabaci chromosome 7, PGI_BMITA_v3 DNA window includes the following coding sequences:
- the Dmtn gene encoding transmembrane and coiled-coil domains protein 2 isoform X1, with protein sequence MDNLMTPPTPKRSSSRSSSPGGLSISKNWAALPHTTAGEIAMNRCKSPVTIRHERGGSADTNLIRIDNSSNHGSNDDPVFEDEHEFYYPSSTLLSNGGSAELVEDSDGSKIRTAIEQVQSKIAKYKELLRNEQTARDDNVNEYLKLAQSAEKHQLSRLKGVFEKKNQKSAQSILNLQRKLESYDKRLRDLQLHGLHSHHRQPREVLRDMGQGLKNVGGNIRDGISGLSGSVMSKPREFAHYLIRNKFGSADNINSLSRNGENDSTEEEGRTHHGSATLPGGCSLASGGSAGALKFPIGPSDEGSECSSVTSESIPHPHSSSPHSNPPPAQTTNTSTPPPPHLEHVLAELRSQREEIDRLRNKIENVTEMVSKDIATLNHALQEERFKSERLEEQVNDLTELHQNEVENLKQTVSDMEEKVQYQSEERLRDIHEMLESCQTKISKMEHQQAQHQQYLTLEGLDNSNARAVVVKLINVLLTVLQVILLLVATIAGIIMPFLRTRLRVLSTIVALAAFVVVVKQWPEVRNITEFLATYFKQFLSVKQ encoded by the exons gcaCACGACTGCCGGCGAGATAGCGATGAACCGGTGCAAGTCACCGGTGACGATTCGACATGAGAGAGGCGGCTCCGCTGACACAAACCTCATCCGTATCGACAATTCCTCAAACCACGGCTCCAACGATGACCCCGTCTTTGAAGACGAGCAT GAGTTCTACTACCCTTCTTCCACCCTTCTATCAAATGGTGGCTCCGCGGAGCTAGTAGAGGATTCAGATGGAAGTAAAATAAGGACGGCCATAGAACAAGTCCAGTCTAAAATTGCCAAATACAAGGAGCTACTCCGAAATGAACAGACTGCTCGAGATG ataatgtaaatgaatatttaaaattagcTCAAAGTGCAGAGAAGCACCAACTGTCACGGCTCAAAGGTGTtttcgagaagaaaaatcagaagtCGGCGCAAAGTATACTTAACCTGCAAAGGAAGTTAGAAAGTTACGATAAGCGTTTACGAGATCTCCAACTCCATGGCCTGCACAGTCATCATCGGCAGCCACGCGAGGTTCTTCGTGATATGGGGCAAGGCCTCAA GAATGTGGGTGGCAATATTAGGGATGGAATCAGTGGTCTGTCAGG GTCTGTCATGTCCAAACCAAGGGAATTTGCACATTATTTAATTAGGAATAAATTTGGTAGTGCTGACAACATAAATTCACTGTCCA GGAATGGAGAAAACGACTcaacagaagaagaaggaaggactCATCACGGAAGCGCAACTCTCCCTGGTGGCTGCAGTCTTGCCTCGGGTGGAAGCGCTGGTGCCCTGAAATTCCCCATTGGCCCAAGTGATGAAGGCAGTGAATGTAGTTCTGTCACTAGTGAAAGTATTCCTCATCCCCACTCATCTTCCCCTCATTCCAACCCCCCTCCCGCCCAAACCACCAACacctccacccctccccctccacacTTAGAGCACGTACTGGCAGAGCTCCGTTCCCAACGAGAGGAAATTGATCGATTAcgcaataaaatagaaaatgtaaCG GAAATGGTCTCAAAAGACATTGCAACACTGAATCACGCACTGCAAGAAGAACGTTTCAAGAGTGAGCGGTTAGAAGAGCAAGTGAACGATTTGACAGAATTACATCAAAATGAGGTAGAGAATTTGAAGCAAACAGTGTCTGACATGGAAGAGAAAGTACAGTATCAAAGTGAAGAACGGTTAAGAGATATTCATGAAATGCTGGAGTCATGTCAAACAAAG ATCTCAAAAATGGAGCATCAGCAAGCTCAGCATCAGCAATACTTAACGTTAGAAGGATTAGACAACTCCAACGCCCGTGCAGTTGTCGTCAAACTAATCAATGTGCTACTGACTGTGTTACAAGTGATACTCCTCTTGGTCGCAACCATTGCAGGCATCATCATGCCGTTCCTTCGCACACGACTGCGCGTCCTCTCAACGATCGTTGCTCTCGCAGCCTTCGTCGTAGTTGTCAAGCAGTGGCCTGAAGTAAGGAATATAACCGAATTCCTTGCAACGTACTTCAAACAGTTCCTTTCGGTCAAACAGTAA
- the Dmtn gene encoding transmembrane and coiled-coil domains protein 2 isoform X4, producing the protein MKKGHVRRHTTAGEIAMNRCKSPVTIRHERGGSADTNLIRIDNSSNHGSNDDPVFEDEHEFYYPSSTLLSNGGSAELVEDSDGSKIRTAIEQVQSKIAKYKELLRNEQTARDDNVNEYLKLAQSAEKHQLSRLKGVFEKKNQKSAQSILNLQRKLESYDKRLRDLQLHGLHSHHRQPREVLRDMGQGLKNVGGNIRDGISGLSGSVMSKPREFAHYLIRNKFGSADNINSLSRNGENDSTEEEGRTHHGSATLPGGCSLASGGSAGALKFPIGPSDEGSECSSVTSESIPHPHSSSPHSNPPPAQTTNTSTPPPPHLEHVLAELRSQREEIDRLRNKIENVTEMVSKDIATLNHALQEERFKSERLEEQVNDLTELHQNEVENLKQTVSDMEEKVQYQSEERLRDIHEMLESCQTKISKMEHQQAQHQQYLTLEGLDNSNARAVVVKLINVLLTVLQVILLLVATIAGIIMPFLRTRLRVLSTIVALAAFVVVVKQWPEVRNITEFLATYFKQFLSVKQ; encoded by the exons gcaCACGACTGCCGGCGAGATAGCGATGAACCGGTGCAAGTCACCGGTGACGATTCGACATGAGAGAGGCGGCTCCGCTGACACAAACCTCATCCGTATCGACAATTCCTCAAACCACGGCTCCAACGATGACCCCGTCTTTGAAGACGAGCAT GAGTTCTACTACCCTTCTTCCACCCTTCTATCAAATGGTGGCTCCGCGGAGCTAGTAGAGGATTCAGATGGAAGTAAAATAAGGACGGCCATAGAACAAGTCCAGTCTAAAATTGCCAAATACAAGGAGCTACTCCGAAATGAACAGACTGCTCGAGATG ataatgtaaatgaatatttaaaattagcTCAAAGTGCAGAGAAGCACCAACTGTCACGGCTCAAAGGTGTtttcgagaagaaaaatcagaagtCGGCGCAAAGTATACTTAACCTGCAAAGGAAGTTAGAAAGTTACGATAAGCGTTTACGAGATCTCCAACTCCATGGCCTGCACAGTCATCATCGGCAGCCACGCGAGGTTCTTCGTGATATGGGGCAAGGCCTCAA GAATGTGGGTGGCAATATTAGGGATGGAATCAGTGGTCTGTCAGG GTCTGTCATGTCCAAACCAAGGGAATTTGCACATTATTTAATTAGGAATAAATTTGGTAGTGCTGACAACATAAATTCACTGTCCA GGAATGGAGAAAACGACTcaacagaagaagaaggaaggactCATCACGGAAGCGCAACTCTCCCTGGTGGCTGCAGTCTTGCCTCGGGTGGAAGCGCTGGTGCCCTGAAATTCCCCATTGGCCCAAGTGATGAAGGCAGTGAATGTAGTTCTGTCACTAGTGAAAGTATTCCTCATCCCCACTCATCTTCCCCTCATTCCAACCCCCCTCCCGCCCAAACCACCAACacctccacccctccccctccacacTTAGAGCACGTACTGGCAGAGCTCCGTTCCCAACGAGAGGAAATTGATCGATTAcgcaataaaatagaaaatgtaaCG GAAATGGTCTCAAAAGACATTGCAACACTGAATCACGCACTGCAAGAAGAACGTTTCAAGAGTGAGCGGTTAGAAGAGCAAGTGAACGATTTGACAGAATTACATCAAAATGAGGTAGAGAATTTGAAGCAAACAGTGTCTGACATGGAAGAGAAAGTACAGTATCAAAGTGAAGAACGGTTAAGAGATATTCATGAAATGCTGGAGTCATGTCAAACAAAG ATCTCAAAAATGGAGCATCAGCAAGCTCAGCATCAGCAATACTTAACGTTAGAAGGATTAGACAACTCCAACGCCCGTGCAGTTGTCGTCAAACTAATCAATGTGCTACTGACTGTGTTACAAGTGATACTCCTCTTGGTCGCAACCATTGCAGGCATCATCATGCCGTTCCTTCGCACACGACTGCGCGTCCTCTCAACGATCGTTGCTCTCGCAGCCTTCGTCGTAGTTGTCAAGCAGTGGCCTGAAGTAAGGAATATAACCGAATTCCTTGCAACGTACTTCAAACAGTTCCTTTCGGTCAAACAGTAA
- the Dmtn gene encoding transmembrane and coiled-coil domains protein 2 isoform X3, with product MKYFVTDDDLHWHTTAGEIAMNRCKSPVTIRHERGGSADTNLIRIDNSSNHGSNDDPVFEDEHEFYYPSSTLLSNGGSAELVEDSDGSKIRTAIEQVQSKIAKYKELLRNEQTARDDNVNEYLKLAQSAEKHQLSRLKGVFEKKNQKSAQSILNLQRKLESYDKRLRDLQLHGLHSHHRQPREVLRDMGQGLKNVGGNIRDGISGLSGSVMSKPREFAHYLIRNKFGSADNINSLSRNGENDSTEEEGRTHHGSATLPGGCSLASGGSAGALKFPIGPSDEGSECSSVTSESIPHPHSSSPHSNPPPAQTTNTSTPPPPHLEHVLAELRSQREEIDRLRNKIENVTEMVSKDIATLNHALQEERFKSERLEEQVNDLTELHQNEVENLKQTVSDMEEKVQYQSEERLRDIHEMLESCQTKISKMEHQQAQHQQYLTLEGLDNSNARAVVVKLINVLLTVLQVILLLVATIAGIIMPFLRTRLRVLSTIVALAAFVVVVKQWPEVRNITEFLATYFKQFLSVKQ from the exons gcaCACGACTGCCGGCGAGATAGCGATGAACCGGTGCAAGTCACCGGTGACGATTCGACATGAGAGAGGCGGCTCCGCTGACACAAACCTCATCCGTATCGACAATTCCTCAAACCACGGCTCCAACGATGACCCCGTCTTTGAAGACGAGCAT GAGTTCTACTACCCTTCTTCCACCCTTCTATCAAATGGTGGCTCCGCGGAGCTAGTAGAGGATTCAGATGGAAGTAAAATAAGGACGGCCATAGAACAAGTCCAGTCTAAAATTGCCAAATACAAGGAGCTACTCCGAAATGAACAGACTGCTCGAGATG ataatgtaaatgaatatttaaaattagcTCAAAGTGCAGAGAAGCACCAACTGTCACGGCTCAAAGGTGTtttcgagaagaaaaatcagaagtCGGCGCAAAGTATACTTAACCTGCAAAGGAAGTTAGAAAGTTACGATAAGCGTTTACGAGATCTCCAACTCCATGGCCTGCACAGTCATCATCGGCAGCCACGCGAGGTTCTTCGTGATATGGGGCAAGGCCTCAA GAATGTGGGTGGCAATATTAGGGATGGAATCAGTGGTCTGTCAGG GTCTGTCATGTCCAAACCAAGGGAATTTGCACATTATTTAATTAGGAATAAATTTGGTAGTGCTGACAACATAAATTCACTGTCCA GGAATGGAGAAAACGACTcaacagaagaagaaggaaggactCATCACGGAAGCGCAACTCTCCCTGGTGGCTGCAGTCTTGCCTCGGGTGGAAGCGCTGGTGCCCTGAAATTCCCCATTGGCCCAAGTGATGAAGGCAGTGAATGTAGTTCTGTCACTAGTGAAAGTATTCCTCATCCCCACTCATCTTCCCCTCATTCCAACCCCCCTCCCGCCCAAACCACCAACacctccacccctccccctccacacTTAGAGCACGTACTGGCAGAGCTCCGTTCCCAACGAGAGGAAATTGATCGATTAcgcaataaaatagaaaatgtaaCG GAAATGGTCTCAAAAGACATTGCAACACTGAATCACGCACTGCAAGAAGAACGTTTCAAGAGTGAGCGGTTAGAAGAGCAAGTGAACGATTTGACAGAATTACATCAAAATGAGGTAGAGAATTTGAAGCAAACAGTGTCTGACATGGAAGAGAAAGTACAGTATCAAAGTGAAGAACGGTTAAGAGATATTCATGAAATGCTGGAGTCATGTCAAACAAAG ATCTCAAAAATGGAGCATCAGCAAGCTCAGCATCAGCAATACTTAACGTTAGAAGGATTAGACAACTCCAACGCCCGTGCAGTTGTCGTCAAACTAATCAATGTGCTACTGACTGTGTTACAAGTGATACTCCTCTTGGTCGCAACCATTGCAGGCATCATCATGCCGTTCCTTCGCACACGACTGCGCGTCCTCTCAACGATCGTTGCTCTCGCAGCCTTCGTCGTAGTTGTCAAGCAGTGGCCTGAAGTAAGGAATATAACCGAATTCCTTGCAACGTACTTCAAACAGTTCCTTTCGGTCAAACAGTAA
- the Dmtn gene encoding transmembrane and coiled-coil domains protein 2 isoform X5 yields the protein MKTPYSRRHTTAGEIAMNRCKSPVTIRHERGGSADTNLIRIDNSSNHGSNDDPVFEDEHEFYYPSSTLLSNGGSAELVEDSDGSKIRTAIEQVQSKIAKYKELLRNEQTARDDNVNEYLKLAQSAEKHQLSRLKGVFEKKNQKSAQSILNLQRKLESYDKRLRDLQLHGLHSHHRQPREVLRDMGQGLKNVGGNIRDGISGLSGSVMSKPREFAHYLIRNKFGSADNINSLSRNGENDSTEEEGRTHHGSATLPGGCSLASGGSAGALKFPIGPSDEGSECSSVTSESIPHPHSSSPHSNPPPAQTTNTSTPPPPHLEHVLAELRSQREEIDRLRNKIENVTEMVSKDIATLNHALQEERFKSERLEEQVNDLTELHQNEVENLKQTVSDMEEKVQYQSEERLRDIHEMLESCQTKISKMEHQQAQHQQYLTLEGLDNSNARAVVVKLINVLLTVLQVILLLVATIAGIIMPFLRTRLRVLSTIVALAAFVVVVKQWPEVRNITEFLATYFKQFLSVKQ from the exons gcaCACGACTGCCGGCGAGATAGCGATGAACCGGTGCAAGTCACCGGTGACGATTCGACATGAGAGAGGCGGCTCCGCTGACACAAACCTCATCCGTATCGACAATTCCTCAAACCACGGCTCCAACGATGACCCCGTCTTTGAAGACGAGCAT GAGTTCTACTACCCTTCTTCCACCCTTCTATCAAATGGTGGCTCCGCGGAGCTAGTAGAGGATTCAGATGGAAGTAAAATAAGGACGGCCATAGAACAAGTCCAGTCTAAAATTGCCAAATACAAGGAGCTACTCCGAAATGAACAGACTGCTCGAGATG ataatgtaaatgaatatttaaaattagcTCAAAGTGCAGAGAAGCACCAACTGTCACGGCTCAAAGGTGTtttcgagaagaaaaatcagaagtCGGCGCAAAGTATACTTAACCTGCAAAGGAAGTTAGAAAGTTACGATAAGCGTTTACGAGATCTCCAACTCCATGGCCTGCACAGTCATCATCGGCAGCCACGCGAGGTTCTTCGTGATATGGGGCAAGGCCTCAA GAATGTGGGTGGCAATATTAGGGATGGAATCAGTGGTCTGTCAGG GTCTGTCATGTCCAAACCAAGGGAATTTGCACATTATTTAATTAGGAATAAATTTGGTAGTGCTGACAACATAAATTCACTGTCCA GGAATGGAGAAAACGACTcaacagaagaagaaggaaggactCATCACGGAAGCGCAACTCTCCCTGGTGGCTGCAGTCTTGCCTCGGGTGGAAGCGCTGGTGCCCTGAAATTCCCCATTGGCCCAAGTGATGAAGGCAGTGAATGTAGTTCTGTCACTAGTGAAAGTATTCCTCATCCCCACTCATCTTCCCCTCATTCCAACCCCCCTCCCGCCCAAACCACCAACacctccacccctccccctccacacTTAGAGCACGTACTGGCAGAGCTCCGTTCCCAACGAGAGGAAATTGATCGATTAcgcaataaaatagaaaatgtaaCG GAAATGGTCTCAAAAGACATTGCAACACTGAATCACGCACTGCAAGAAGAACGTTTCAAGAGTGAGCGGTTAGAAGAGCAAGTGAACGATTTGACAGAATTACATCAAAATGAGGTAGAGAATTTGAAGCAAACAGTGTCTGACATGGAAGAGAAAGTACAGTATCAAAGTGAAGAACGGTTAAGAGATATTCATGAAATGCTGGAGTCATGTCAAACAAAG ATCTCAAAAATGGAGCATCAGCAAGCTCAGCATCAGCAATACTTAACGTTAGAAGGATTAGACAACTCCAACGCCCGTGCAGTTGTCGTCAAACTAATCAATGTGCTACTGACTGTGTTACAAGTGATACTCCTCTTGGTCGCAACCATTGCAGGCATCATCATGCCGTTCCTTCGCACACGACTGCGCGTCCTCTCAACGATCGTTGCTCTCGCAGCCTTCGTCGTAGTTGTCAAGCAGTGGCCTGAAGTAAGGAATATAACCGAATTCCTTGCAACGTACTTCAAACAGTTCCTTTCGGTCAAACAGTAA
- the Dmtn gene encoding transmembrane and coiled-coil domains protein 2 isoform X2 → MALLKTSSTLDTRHTTAGEIAMNRCKSPVTIRHERGGSADTNLIRIDNSSNHGSNDDPVFEDEHEFYYPSSTLLSNGGSAELVEDSDGSKIRTAIEQVQSKIAKYKELLRNEQTARDDNVNEYLKLAQSAEKHQLSRLKGVFEKKNQKSAQSILNLQRKLESYDKRLRDLQLHGLHSHHRQPREVLRDMGQGLKNVGGNIRDGISGLSGSVMSKPREFAHYLIRNKFGSADNINSLSRNGENDSTEEEGRTHHGSATLPGGCSLASGGSAGALKFPIGPSDEGSECSSVTSESIPHPHSSSPHSNPPPAQTTNTSTPPPPHLEHVLAELRSQREEIDRLRNKIENVTEMVSKDIATLNHALQEERFKSERLEEQVNDLTELHQNEVENLKQTVSDMEEKVQYQSEERLRDIHEMLESCQTKISKMEHQQAQHQQYLTLEGLDNSNARAVVVKLINVLLTVLQVILLLVATIAGIIMPFLRTRLRVLSTIVALAAFVVVVKQWPEVRNITEFLATYFKQFLSVKQ, encoded by the exons gcaCACGACTGCCGGCGAGATAGCGATGAACCGGTGCAAGTCACCGGTGACGATTCGACATGAGAGAGGCGGCTCCGCTGACACAAACCTCATCCGTATCGACAATTCCTCAAACCACGGCTCCAACGATGACCCCGTCTTTGAAGACGAGCAT GAGTTCTACTACCCTTCTTCCACCCTTCTATCAAATGGTGGCTCCGCGGAGCTAGTAGAGGATTCAGATGGAAGTAAAATAAGGACGGCCATAGAACAAGTCCAGTCTAAAATTGCCAAATACAAGGAGCTACTCCGAAATGAACAGACTGCTCGAGATG ataatgtaaatgaatatttaaaattagcTCAAAGTGCAGAGAAGCACCAACTGTCACGGCTCAAAGGTGTtttcgagaagaaaaatcagaagtCGGCGCAAAGTATACTTAACCTGCAAAGGAAGTTAGAAAGTTACGATAAGCGTTTACGAGATCTCCAACTCCATGGCCTGCACAGTCATCATCGGCAGCCACGCGAGGTTCTTCGTGATATGGGGCAAGGCCTCAA GAATGTGGGTGGCAATATTAGGGATGGAATCAGTGGTCTGTCAGG GTCTGTCATGTCCAAACCAAGGGAATTTGCACATTATTTAATTAGGAATAAATTTGGTAGTGCTGACAACATAAATTCACTGTCCA GGAATGGAGAAAACGACTcaacagaagaagaaggaaggactCATCACGGAAGCGCAACTCTCCCTGGTGGCTGCAGTCTTGCCTCGGGTGGAAGCGCTGGTGCCCTGAAATTCCCCATTGGCCCAAGTGATGAAGGCAGTGAATGTAGTTCTGTCACTAGTGAAAGTATTCCTCATCCCCACTCATCTTCCCCTCATTCCAACCCCCCTCCCGCCCAAACCACCAACacctccacccctccccctccacacTTAGAGCACGTACTGGCAGAGCTCCGTTCCCAACGAGAGGAAATTGATCGATTAcgcaataaaatagaaaatgtaaCG GAAATGGTCTCAAAAGACATTGCAACACTGAATCACGCACTGCAAGAAGAACGTTTCAAGAGTGAGCGGTTAGAAGAGCAAGTGAACGATTTGACAGAATTACATCAAAATGAGGTAGAGAATTTGAAGCAAACAGTGTCTGACATGGAAGAGAAAGTACAGTATCAAAGTGAAGAACGGTTAAGAGATATTCATGAAATGCTGGAGTCATGTCAAACAAAG ATCTCAAAAATGGAGCATCAGCAAGCTCAGCATCAGCAATACTTAACGTTAGAAGGATTAGACAACTCCAACGCCCGTGCAGTTGTCGTCAAACTAATCAATGTGCTACTGACTGTGTTACAAGTGATACTCCTCTTGGTCGCAACCATTGCAGGCATCATCATGCCGTTCCTTCGCACACGACTGCGCGTCCTCTCAACGATCGTTGCTCTCGCAGCCTTCGTCGTAGTTGTCAAGCAGTGGCCTGAAGTAAGGAATATAACCGAATTCCTTGCAACGTACTTCAAACAGTTCCTTTCGGTCAAACAGTAA
- the Dmtn gene encoding transmembrane and coiled-coil domains protein 2 isoform X6, whose amino-acid sequence MNRCKSPVTIRHERGGSADTNLIRIDNSSNHGSNDDPVFEDEHEFYYPSSTLLSNGGSAELVEDSDGSKIRTAIEQVQSKIAKYKELLRNEQTARDDNVNEYLKLAQSAEKHQLSRLKGVFEKKNQKSAQSILNLQRKLESYDKRLRDLQLHGLHSHHRQPREVLRDMGQGLKNVGGNIRDGISGLSGSVMSKPREFAHYLIRNKFGSADNINSLSRNGENDSTEEEGRTHHGSATLPGGCSLASGGSAGALKFPIGPSDEGSECSSVTSESIPHPHSSSPHSNPPPAQTTNTSTPPPPHLEHVLAELRSQREEIDRLRNKIENVTEMVSKDIATLNHALQEERFKSERLEEQVNDLTELHQNEVENLKQTVSDMEEKVQYQSEERLRDIHEMLESCQTKISKMEHQQAQHQQYLTLEGLDNSNARAVVVKLINVLLTVLQVILLLVATIAGIIMPFLRTRLRVLSTIVALAAFVVVVKQWPEVRNITEFLATYFKQFLSVKQ is encoded by the exons ATGAACCGGTGCAAGTCACCGGTGACGATTCGACATGAGAGAGGCGGCTCCGCTGACACAAACCTCATCCGTATCGACAATTCCTCAAACCACGGCTCCAACGATGACCCCGTCTTTGAAGACGAGCAT GAGTTCTACTACCCTTCTTCCACCCTTCTATCAAATGGTGGCTCCGCGGAGCTAGTAGAGGATTCAGATGGAAGTAAAATAAGGACGGCCATAGAACAAGTCCAGTCTAAAATTGCCAAATACAAGGAGCTACTCCGAAATGAACAGACTGCTCGAGATG ataatgtaaatgaatatttaaaattagcTCAAAGTGCAGAGAAGCACCAACTGTCACGGCTCAAAGGTGTtttcgagaagaaaaatcagaagtCGGCGCAAAGTATACTTAACCTGCAAAGGAAGTTAGAAAGTTACGATAAGCGTTTACGAGATCTCCAACTCCATGGCCTGCACAGTCATCATCGGCAGCCACGCGAGGTTCTTCGTGATATGGGGCAAGGCCTCAA GAATGTGGGTGGCAATATTAGGGATGGAATCAGTGGTCTGTCAGG GTCTGTCATGTCCAAACCAAGGGAATTTGCACATTATTTAATTAGGAATAAATTTGGTAGTGCTGACAACATAAATTCACTGTCCA GGAATGGAGAAAACGACTcaacagaagaagaaggaaggactCATCACGGAAGCGCAACTCTCCCTGGTGGCTGCAGTCTTGCCTCGGGTGGAAGCGCTGGTGCCCTGAAATTCCCCATTGGCCCAAGTGATGAAGGCAGTGAATGTAGTTCTGTCACTAGTGAAAGTATTCCTCATCCCCACTCATCTTCCCCTCATTCCAACCCCCCTCCCGCCCAAACCACCAACacctccacccctccccctccacacTTAGAGCACGTACTGGCAGAGCTCCGTTCCCAACGAGAGGAAATTGATCGATTAcgcaataaaatagaaaatgtaaCG GAAATGGTCTCAAAAGACATTGCAACACTGAATCACGCACTGCAAGAAGAACGTTTCAAGAGTGAGCGGTTAGAAGAGCAAGTGAACGATTTGACAGAATTACATCAAAATGAGGTAGAGAATTTGAAGCAAACAGTGTCTGACATGGAAGAGAAAGTACAGTATCAAAGTGAAGAACGGTTAAGAGATATTCATGAAATGCTGGAGTCATGTCAAACAAAG ATCTCAAAAATGGAGCATCAGCAAGCTCAGCATCAGCAATACTTAACGTTAGAAGGATTAGACAACTCCAACGCCCGTGCAGTTGTCGTCAAACTAATCAATGTGCTACTGACTGTGTTACAAGTGATACTCCTCTTGGTCGCAACCATTGCAGGCATCATCATGCCGTTCCTTCGCACACGACTGCGCGTCCTCTCAACGATCGTTGCTCTCGCAGCCTTCGTCGTAGTTGTCAAGCAGTGGCCTGAAGTAAGGAATATAACCGAATTCCTTGCAACGTACTTCAAACAGTTCCTTTCGGTCAAACAGTAA